The following coding sequences lie in one Kribbella sp. NBC_00709 genomic window:
- a CDS encoding lysylphosphatidylglycerol synthase transmembrane domain-containing protein → MAGGAAILAVLVWRVGTGPLVDGLRLTTGWPLVAALAITSLTTLCCAWRWRLIAGGLGVELPLRTAVAAYYRSQFLNATLPGGVVGDVHRAVRHGREVGDLGRSLRAVAWERSSGFAVQLVLTVGVLCLPAGSFVPRAAVTVAVVAGVALIAVLVLLNGRRLSSRIGRAFTSDLRYAVLAPRVWPRILLASTVAVLGHVAVFLIAVRATGADVSPARLLPLALVVLTASAVPTNIAGWGPREGAAAWAFSAVGLGAALGVTVAVVYGMLALVATLPGAVVLVVARQRAHEAQPDRVRSAVDA, encoded by the coding sequence GTGGCGGGCGGTGCGGCGATCCTTGCCGTTCTCGTCTGGCGGGTGGGCACGGGACCGTTGGTGGACGGGCTCCGGCTGACGACTGGGTGGCCGCTCGTCGCGGCGCTCGCGATCACCTCGCTGACCACGTTGTGCTGCGCATGGCGGTGGAGGCTCATCGCCGGTGGGCTCGGCGTCGAGCTGCCCCTGAGAACCGCGGTGGCTGCGTACTACCGATCCCAGTTCCTCAACGCGACGCTGCCCGGCGGGGTGGTAGGCGACGTACACCGCGCCGTACGCCACGGGCGCGAGGTCGGCGACCTGGGACGTAGCCTGCGAGCCGTCGCGTGGGAGCGGTCGTCGGGATTCGCGGTGCAGCTCGTGCTGACGGTGGGCGTCCTGTGCTTGCCCGCCGGCTCCTTTGTTCCCCGGGCCGCCGTGACGGTCGCGGTCGTCGCAGGTGTGGCGCTGATCGCCGTACTCGTCCTTCTGAACGGACGTCGCCTCTCCTCGCGGATCGGACGCGCCTTCACCAGCGACCTCCGTTATGCAGTCCTCGCGCCGCGGGTCTGGCCGCGCATCCTGCTCGCCTCCACCGTCGCCGTGCTCGGTCACGTCGCGGTGTTCCTGATCGCAGTACGGGCGACCGGGGCGGACGTGTCACCGGCCCGGCTGCTGCCGCTGGCACTGGTCGTGCTGACGGCCTCGGCGGTGCCGACGAACATCGCAGGCTGGGGCCCACGCGAAGGCGCGGCCGCATGGGCGTTCAGCGCGGTCGGCCTGGGCGCGGCGCTCGGCGTCACCGTCGCCGTCGTCTACGGCATGCTCGCCCTCGTCGCAACGCTGCCTGGAGCCGTCGTCCTAGTGGTTGCGCGTCAGCGCGCGCACGAGGCACAGCCGGACCGAGTCAGGAGCGCCGTAGACGCCTGA
- a CDS encoding DUF1905 domain-containing protein → MSTYRFSAPLWQYPGEGSWYFVTVPEDISDDITDLTAGRRKGFGSVRVTVTVGGSTWQTSVFPSKTGTYVLPVKKPVRLAENLTEGTPVDTRLALTDL, encoded by the coding sequence GTGAGTACGTATCGGTTCTCGGCGCCGCTGTGGCAGTACCCGGGCGAGGGCAGCTGGTACTTCGTGACGGTCCCGGAGGACATCAGCGACGACATCACCGACCTGACCGCGGGGCGGCGCAAGGGGTTCGGGTCGGTGCGGGTGACGGTCACGGTCGGTGGCAGCACCTGGCAGACGTCGGTCTTCCCGAGCAAGACCGGCACCTATGTGCTCCCGGTGAAGAAGCCGGTCCGACTCGCCGAAAACCTGACCGAAGGCACCCCCGTCGACACCCGCCTGGCCCTCACCGACCTCTAG
- a CDS encoding CDP-alcohol phosphatidyltransferase family protein: protein MRLVQGRVRSRILIGPLTGFACLLVLLGVLAAVTGLDVAGWATGVASGAGLAALLARAMAHHRRDRLAPADRVTLARAVLACGVAALTAYSFGGRTPVAIFVTLTTIALVLDGVDGQVARRTGTASAFGARFDMEVDAFLIMVLSVYVARTTGWWVLAIGAARYLFVAAGWALPWLRGSLPPRYWAKVVAAIQGITLTVAVAGFLPDAVTTVLVLIALGLLAESFGRQIWGLWRQAGSPHVTRATVTSALAVLLVWVALLVPDHTGNLSPAAFLRIPLEGLVFVVLVCVLPSRFARILALIGGLLVGVLLMLRLLDRGFYFAFDRAFHPVYDAAYAGSALGLLSDSIGRVGAIAVFIGAGVLCLALLALLPLSAVRVTQLVARHRRPAIRIVAVLAVIAIVPALTGVGPEPVRQVPSASTARLATQVRKDLRDQREFVQALKQDPFRDTPGNDLLTGLKGKDVLLVFVESYGRTALDSPVVGSALKAGDQRLQQAGFSARSGFLTSPTFGGISWLAHSTLQSGLWVNNQQRYDHLVTLDRVTLTDAFGRAGWRTVADVPSNDKDWSVATTYYHYDMVYDRRNVGYAGPSFSYASMPDQYTLAALQRLELDKPNRAPVMAEVDLVSSHTPWAPLPRLVDWNQVGDGSVFDPMPAEGDSPEDVWRQPDRVKAAYAQSIAYSLDALTSFVQQVHDPNLVLVVLGDHQPASIVSGNGASHDVPVSIIAADPAVTDRTADWGWQTGLRPGTAAPVWPMDTFRDRFLTTYGH, encoded by the coding sequence GTGCGTCTGGTTCAGGGTCGAGTGCGCAGCCGCATCCTGATCGGCCCGCTCACCGGCTTCGCGTGTCTGCTCGTGCTCCTCGGCGTACTCGCAGCGGTCACCGGCCTCGACGTCGCCGGCTGGGCGACCGGCGTCGCCTCCGGAGCCGGCCTTGCCGCGCTGCTCGCCCGCGCGATGGCGCATCACCGTCGTGACAGGCTGGCGCCTGCGGACAGAGTCACACTGGCTCGCGCGGTCCTCGCCTGCGGGGTCGCGGCGCTCACGGCGTATTCGTTCGGCGGCCGGACGCCGGTGGCGATCTTCGTGACGCTCACGACGATCGCGCTGGTCCTCGACGGGGTGGACGGTCAGGTTGCGCGGCGTACCGGCACCGCATCGGCGTTCGGCGCGCGCTTCGACATGGAAGTCGACGCGTTCCTGATCATGGTCCTGAGCGTGTACGTCGCCCGTACGACGGGCTGGTGGGTGCTTGCGATCGGCGCGGCCCGCTATCTGTTCGTCGCCGCCGGCTGGGCGTTGCCGTGGTTGCGCGGTTCGCTCCCGCCGCGCTACTGGGCCAAGGTGGTCGCCGCGATCCAGGGCATCACCCTGACCGTCGCGGTGGCCGGCTTCCTGCCCGATGCCGTGACCACAGTGCTGGTGCTGATCGCGCTGGGACTGCTGGCCGAGTCGTTCGGCCGTCAGATCTGGGGGCTGTGGCGCCAGGCCGGAAGTCCGCATGTCACTCGCGCCACCGTCACGTCGGCGCTGGCGGTGCTTCTGGTGTGGGTGGCGCTCCTCGTGCCGGACCACACCGGCAACCTGTCGCCGGCCGCCTTCCTCCGGATCCCGCTCGAGGGCCTGGTGTTCGTCGTCCTCGTCTGCGTATTGCCGTCGAGATTCGCGCGGATCCTCGCACTGATCGGCGGTCTGCTCGTCGGGGTACTGCTGATGCTGCGGCTGCTCGACAGAGGCTTCTACTTCGCCTTCGACCGCGCCTTCCACCCCGTCTACGACGCGGCGTACGCCGGCTCCGCGCTGGGCCTGCTCAGCGACTCGATCGGTCGCGTCGGCGCCATCGCAGTCTTCATCGGAGCCGGAGTCCTCTGCCTGGCCCTGCTTGCTCTGCTGCCGTTGTCGGCAGTGCGGGTGACCCAGCTCGTGGCCAGGCACCGGCGGCCGGCGATCCGGATCGTCGCCGTCCTGGCCGTGATCGCGATCGTGCCCGCGCTGACCGGCGTCGGGCCGGAGCCAGTGCGGCAGGTCCCCTCGGCCTCCACGGCCCGGCTCGCCACGCAGGTCCGTAAGGACCTCCGCGACCAGCGGGAGTTCGTCCAGGCGCTCAAGCAGGATCCCTTCCGTGACACCCCGGGCAACGACTTGCTGACCGGTCTGAAGGGCAAGGACGTGCTCCTGGTCTTCGTCGAGAGCTACGGACGTACGGCGCTCGACTCTCCTGTCGTTGGATCGGCGCTCAAGGCCGGGGACCAGCGGCTGCAGCAGGCAGGCTTCTCCGCGCGCAGCGGCTTCCTCACCTCGCCCACCTTCGGCGGCATCAGCTGGCTGGCGCACTCCACCCTGCAGTCCGGGCTGTGGGTGAACAACCAGCAGCGGTACGACCACCTCGTCACCCTCGACCGGGTCACTCTCACCGACGCGTTCGGTCGGGCCGGCTGGCGGACAGTCGCCGACGTACCGTCCAACGACAAGGACTGGTCGGTGGCGACGACGTACTACCACTACGACATGGTCTACGACCGCCGGAACGTGGGGTACGCCGGGCCTTCGTTCAGCTATGCGTCGATGCCTGACCAGTACACCCTGGCCGCGCTCCAACGGCTGGAGTTGGACAAGCCGAACCGCGCTCCTGTCATGGCCGAGGTCGACCTGGTTTCCAGCCACACGCCCTGGGCGCCGCTCCCCCGGCTCGTCGACTGGAACCAGGTGGGTGACGGCTCGGTCTTCGACCCGATGCCGGCCGAGGGCGACTCACCGGAAGACGTCTGGCGGCAGCCGGACCGGGTGAAGGCGGCGTACGCACAGTCCATCGCGTACTCGCTCGACGCGCTGACCTCGTTCGTACAGCAGGTCCACGACCCCAACCTGGTGCTCGTCGTCCTCGGCGACCACCAGCCGGCCAGCATCGTGTCAGGCAACGGGGCGAGCCACGACGTACCGGTCAGCATCATCGCCGCCGACCCAGCCGTGACGGATCGGACAGCGGACTGGGGCTGGCAGACCGGTCTGCGCCCAGGGACCGCCGCACCGGTCTGGCCGATGGACACCTTCCGCGACCGCTTCCTCACCACGTACGGGCACTAG
- the msrA gene encoding peptide-methionine (S)-S-oxide reductase MsrA: protein MSFFTRNTAMVEPQAALPGRATPGFAVPDENIVLHTPQTAAAPEGFEEVWFGTGCFWGTEEIFWQQPGVYTTAVGYAGGYTPNPTYEEVCTGRTGQTEAVRVVYDPTKTTFTDLLKVFWETHDPTQGMRQGNDLGSQYRSAVYYTTDAQRAEAERTRDLYAPVIKPLGYGDITTEIAPATTFYYAEAHHQQYLHKNPNGYRCHSNTGAKFPADA, encoded by the coding sequence ATGTCGTTCTTCACCCGCAATACCGCCATGGTCGAGCCGCAGGCCGCGCTGCCTGGCCGCGCTACCCCGGGCTTCGCCGTACCGGACGAGAACATCGTCCTGCACACGCCGCAGACCGCCGCCGCGCCCGAGGGGTTCGAGGAGGTCTGGTTCGGCACCGGATGCTTCTGGGGCACCGAGGAGATCTTCTGGCAGCAGCCCGGCGTGTACACCACCGCCGTCGGCTACGCGGGCGGTTACACCCCGAACCCGACGTACGAAGAGGTTTGCACCGGCCGGACCGGCCAGACCGAGGCCGTCCGGGTCGTGTACGACCCGACCAAGACCACCTTCACCGACCTGCTGAAGGTCTTCTGGGAGACCCACGACCCGACACAGGGCATGCGCCAGGGCAACGACCTCGGTTCGCAGTACCGCTCGGCCGTGTACTACACCACCGACGCCCAGCGCGCCGAGGCCGAACGCACCCGCGACCTCTACGCCCCGGTCATCAAGCCCCTCGGCTACGGCGACATCACCACCGAAATCGCCCCCGCCACCACGTTCTACTACGCCGAGGCCCACCACCAGCAGTACCTCCACAAGAACCCCAACGGGTACCGGTGCCACAGCAACACCGGCGCGAAGTTCCCGGCTGACGCCTGA
- the yczR gene encoding MocR-like transcription factor YczR has product MKGQYLPATTLVALLGAWADGTGPAYRLLAERLRLLIADGRITPGSRLPSERELTDALGVSRTTVASAYRELRDRAYLISRRGSGSVTALPGRVQPALSRHHAPTFETDGHYDFTAAAPAAIPGISAAVASAMHELPAQLATPGYHPQGLPELRAEVAAVYAERGLPTSPDQIIITAGALAATSIAIRAMTQIGDRVLTESPTHPNSVDAIRHSGCRIVATPMSPGGWDLPLLEATIRQTAPRAAWMVVDFQNPTGWLMAAEDRKRLATAFARSRTLAIVDETLYGLSLDGQEMPPPFASYHPEGVITVGSASKLFWGGLRIGWMRVPEALVAQVLDARASLDLGAPVLEQLVVARLLRERDSLLPDRRLTITRQRDALAEAVSEELPSWRFRLPGGGLSLWCELPEPVGSSLVGLAERNGVLLVAGARFSPDGGLESFIRLPYTLPPDALRDGVRRLAASYAALTTGLTRGRRTAAMIA; this is encoded by the coding sequence ATGAAGGGGCAATACCTCCCGGCCACCACGCTCGTCGCCCTGCTCGGCGCCTGGGCCGACGGGACTGGACCGGCGTACCGGTTGCTCGCCGAGCGACTGCGGTTGCTGATCGCGGACGGCCGGATCACGCCCGGTTCGCGGCTGCCGAGTGAGCGCGAGCTGACCGATGCCCTCGGAGTGAGCCGTACGACGGTCGCGTCGGCGTACCGGGAGCTGCGCGACCGCGCGTACCTGATCAGCCGCCGCGGGTCGGGCAGCGTCACCGCGCTCCCGGGCCGGGTCCAGCCTGCGCTCAGCCGGCACCACGCGCCGACGTTCGAGACCGACGGGCACTACGACTTCACCGCGGCGGCACCGGCCGCCATCCCGGGCATCAGCGCGGCCGTCGCATCGGCCATGCACGAGCTCCCGGCGCAGCTCGCCACCCCCGGCTACCACCCGCAGGGCCTGCCGGAGCTGCGGGCGGAGGTCGCGGCCGTGTACGCCGAACGTGGGCTGCCGACCTCGCCGGACCAGATCATCATCACCGCCGGCGCGCTGGCCGCGACCTCGATCGCGATCCGGGCGATGACCCAGATCGGCGACCGGGTGCTGACCGAGAGCCCCACGCATCCCAACTCGGTCGACGCGATCCGGCACAGCGGCTGCCGGATCGTCGCGACCCCGATGAGCCCGGGCGGCTGGGACCTACCGTTGCTGGAGGCAACTATTAGGCAGACCGCGCCGCGGGCGGCCTGGATGGTGGTGGACTTCCAGAATCCGACCGGGTGGTTGATGGCCGCGGAGGATCGCAAACGGCTGGCCACGGCGTTCGCGCGGAGCCGGACGCTGGCGATCGTCGACGAGACGCTGTACGGGTTGTCGCTGGACGGTCAGGAGATGCCGCCGCCGTTCGCGTCGTACCACCCGGAAGGCGTGATCACGGTCGGTTCGGCGAGCAAGCTGTTCTGGGGCGGCCTGCGGATCGGGTGGATGCGGGTGCCGGAGGCGCTGGTCGCGCAGGTGCTCGACGCCCGCGCTTCGCTCGATCTCGGGGCGCCGGTGCTGGAGCAACTGGTCGTCGCGCGGCTGCTGCGCGAGCGCGATTCGCTGCTGCCGGACCGCCGGCTGACGATCACCCGGCAGCGCGACGCCCTGGCCGAGGCCGTGTCCGAGGAGCTGCCGTCGTGGCGGTTCCGGTTGCCGGGCGGCGGCCTGTCGTTGTGGTGCGAACTGCCGGAGCCGGTCGGGTCGAGTCTGGTCGGGCTGGCGGAGCGGAACGGCGTACTGCTGGTAGCCGGAGCGCGCTTCTCACCCGACGGCGGTCTGGAGTCGTTCATCCGCTTGCCGTACACGTTGCCCCCGGATGCACTCCGCGACGGAGTACGCCGCCTTGCCGCGTCGTACGCCGCCCTGACCACCGGCCTGACCCGCGGCCGCCGGACCGCCGCGATGATCGCGTGA
- a CDS encoding glycosyltransferase family 4 protein, whose translation MTEVHVLVPDGIDDPRRPSGGNVYDRRVCCELMALGWSVHEHAMAGQWPQPDAAARLAVGTALARVPDGGVVLVDGLLASVVPEVMEPEADRLRLVVLMHMPRDEAREVAALSAASAIVATSDWTRRWLLDHYALPKDRLYVVRPGVDVADLAPGSLSGGRLLCVGALTRAKAPDLLLEALATVDDPAWRCVFVGSLDLDVDFVDGLRRQAKDRGLADRVCFTGPLAGAELERAYAEADALVLASQAETYGMVVTEALARGLPVVATRVGGVPEALGHAPDGSRPGLLVAPGDPEALAQALRRWLGDPRERARLRVAARARRLTLLDWLQTSRELSAVLSEVAG comes from the coding sequence GTGACAGAGGTGCACGTCCTGGTCCCGGACGGGATCGACGACCCGCGTCGGCCGAGCGGCGGCAACGTCTACGACCGCCGAGTCTGCTGCGAGCTCATGGCACTCGGTTGGTCAGTCCACGAGCACGCCATGGCCGGCCAGTGGCCACAGCCTGATGCGGCGGCCCGCTTGGCCGTGGGTACGGCGCTGGCCCGGGTCCCGGACGGTGGAGTCGTGTTGGTCGATGGCCTGCTGGCGTCCGTGGTCCCGGAGGTGATGGAGCCGGAGGCCGACCGCCTGCGGCTCGTCGTACTCATGCACATGCCGCGGGACGAGGCGCGGGAGGTCGCCGCGCTGTCGGCGGCATCCGCGATCGTTGCCACGAGCGACTGGACCCGGCGGTGGCTGCTCGACCACTACGCGCTGCCCAAGGATCGCCTGTACGTCGTACGGCCGGGCGTCGACGTGGCCGACCTTGCGCCGGGTTCGCTGTCCGGCGGGCGGTTGCTCTGTGTCGGAGCGCTTACCCGAGCTAAGGCCCCCGACCTCCTGCTCGAGGCGCTGGCCACAGTGGACGATCCGGCTTGGCGTTGCGTCTTCGTCGGCTCACTGGACCTCGATGTGGACTTCGTCGACGGACTACGCCGGCAGGCCAAGGACCGGGGCCTGGCCGACCGCGTGTGCTTCACCGGCCCGCTCGCGGGCGCCGAACTCGAGCGCGCCTACGCAGAGGCGGACGCCTTGGTGCTGGCCTCCCAGGCCGAGACCTACGGCATGGTCGTCACCGAGGCGCTCGCTCGCGGGCTGCCGGTCGTGGCCACCAGAGTTGGCGGCGTACCGGAGGCTCTCGGCCACGCCCCCGACGGCAGCCGACCGGGGCTGCTGGTCGCGCCGGGTGACCCAGAGGCTCTCGCGCAGGCTCTGCGTCGGTGGCTGGGCGACCCGCGAGAGCGCGCACGGCTTCGCGTGGCGGCCAGAGCCCGGCGCCTGACGCTGTTGGACTGGTTACAGACCTCACGCGAACTGTCGGCCGTGCTGTCGGAAGTCGCGGGATGA
- a CDS encoding histidine phosphatase family protein has protein sequence MTRSGTRYLYLARHGEALPDESGLTDDGRRQAVLLGRRLQDVPVSVVHHSPLLRAAQTARLVGEQLKNKAPLEVSGEAGDYVPHVPEKDELPADSADYLLRFLEQFTAEELRSGPELARLALQRFTGPVDGEDERHELLVTHNFLIGWLVGHALDAPEWRWLSLNHCNAALTVLRYTPGRPSTVLLYNDMRHLPADLRWTGFLQSRAFENSS, from the coding sequence ATGACTAGATCAGGCACCCGTTACCTCTACCTCGCCAGGCACGGCGAGGCGCTTCCGGATGAGAGCGGATTGACCGACGACGGCCGTCGCCAGGCGGTGCTGCTCGGTCGGCGACTGCAGGATGTCCCTGTCTCCGTCGTACATCACAGTCCGCTTCTGCGGGCAGCCCAAACTGCGCGCCTGGTCGGGGAGCAGTTGAAGAACAAAGCCCCGCTGGAGGTTTCAGGTGAGGCCGGGGACTACGTCCCCCACGTGCCGGAGAAGGACGAGCTACCAGCGGACTCGGCTGACTACCTGCTCCGCTTCCTCGAGCAGTTCACCGCTGAGGAGCTCAGGAGCGGACCTGAGCTGGCCCGCTTGGCCCTTCAGCGCTTTACCGGGCCGGTGGACGGCGAGGACGAACGGCACGAACTGCTGGTGACACACAACTTCCTGATCGGCTGGCTCGTCGGGCACGCCCTGGACGCGCCCGAGTGGCGCTGGCTCAGTCTCAACCACTGCAACGCCGCGCTGACTGTCCTTCGCTACACGCCCGGCCGCCCATCTACGGTCCTGTTGTACAACGACATGCGCCATCTACCCGCCGACCTCCGCTGGACCGGCTTCCTGCAGAGCCGCGCATTTGAGAACAGCAGCTAG
- the yczE gene encoding membrane protein YczE, translating to MTATSDAPPRQLALINPIQQLKAGHLPRRLVQLYVGLTLYGASMGLMIQGNLGLDPWDVFHSGITKHIPLSFGTVVIAVSFVVLLAWIPLRQWPGLGTISNAIVIGLVTDLTLATVDRPDALWLRIVFMLAGVVVNALAGALYIGAQFGPGPRDGLMTGLVRRTGLSVRLVRTSIELTVLATGILLGGSIGVGTVVYALTIGPLVHFLLPIFTVRLKS from the coding sequence GTGACCGCCACCTCCGATGCCCCGCCGCGCCAGCTCGCGCTGATCAACCCGATCCAGCAGCTGAAAGCAGGCCACCTTCCGCGCCGCCTCGTGCAGTTGTACGTCGGGTTGACGCTGTACGGCGCCTCGATGGGCCTGATGATCCAGGGCAACCTCGGCCTGGACCCGTGGGACGTGTTCCACTCCGGCATCACCAAGCACATCCCGCTCAGCTTCGGCACCGTCGTGATCGCGGTCAGCTTCGTCGTACTGCTCGCCTGGATCCCGCTGCGCCAGTGGCCCGGCCTCGGCACGATCAGCAACGCCATCGTGATCGGCCTGGTCACCGACCTGACGTTGGCGACGGTCGACCGCCCGGACGCGCTCTGGCTCCGGATCGTCTTCATGCTGGCCGGCGTCGTCGTCAACGCGCTGGCCGGTGCGCTCTACATCGGCGCCCAGTTCGGCCCCGGCCCGCGCGACGGCCTGATGACGGGCCTGGTACGCCGTACCGGCCTGAGCGTCCGTCTGGTCCGAACGTCGATCGAACTCACCGTCCTCGCCACCGGCATCCTCCTCGGCGGCTCGATCGGTGTCGGCACCGTCGTCTATGCCCTCACGATCGGCCCGCTCGTCCATTTCCTGCTGCCGATCTTCACAGTCCGCCTGAAGTCCTGA
- a CDS encoding PH domain-containing protein: MIDFSNGSVFKLSPVATNDLAPLVAPLVIPGEQVVACFKAVRDFVVFTDKRLIAVNVQGMTGKKRDFTSLPYSKIQAFSVETAGTFDLDAELDLWFSGLGKVRLEFKGASDIRQLGQMIASYVL; this comes from the coding sequence GTGATCGACTTCTCGAACGGTTCAGTCTTCAAGCTCAGCCCCGTTGCAACGAACGACCTGGCTCCGCTCGTGGCTCCCTTGGTAATTCCTGGAGAGCAGGTCGTCGCCTGCTTCAAGGCGGTCCGCGATTTCGTCGTGTTCACAGACAAACGGCTGATAGCGGTGAACGTGCAGGGAATGACGGGGAAGAAGCGAGACTTCACGTCGCTGCCGTACAGCAAGATCCAAGCTTTCTCGGTTGAGACGGCGGGCACCTTCGACCTCGATGCAGAGCTGGACCTGTGGTTCAGCGGCCTGGGTAAGGTTCGGCTTGAGTTCAAGGGAGCCTCTGACATCCGTCAACTCGGTCAAATGATTGCGAGCTACGTGCTCTGA
- a CDS encoding transposase, which translates to MEPVEAGRIPGRAQEIAISTESVRQILRAVGSGGRRPRRGRSARTRTSRRRWPASLNLYDDPPADGHVICADEFGPLNLQPRPGRGWFPATRRARLRATYNRTGGVRHMFAALDRATGQMFYRFRDRKRWREFLGFLKQLRDRFPTGKLYVVCDNCGPHKKAEVIDWCDLNDIELVFTPSSAS; encoded by the coding sequence GTGGAGCCTGTCGAAGCTGGTCGAATACCTGGCCGAGCACAAGAGATCGCGATCAGCACCGAGTCGGTGCGCCAGATCCTCCGTGCGGTGGGATCAGGTGGCAGGCGACCAAGACGTGGAAGGTCAGCAAGGACCCGGACTTCGCGGCGAAGATGGCCCGCGTCACTCAACCTGTACGACGATCCACCAGCCGATGGACACGTGATCTGTGCCGACGAGTTCGGTCCGTTGAACCTTCAGCCCAGGCCGGGCCGGGGCTGGTTCCCCGCCACTCGTCGGGCGCGGCTGCGCGCCACCTATAACCGCACTGGTGGGGTGCGGCACATGTTCGCCGCGCTCGACCGGGCCACCGGGCAGATGTTCTACCGGTTCCGCGACCGCAAGCGGTGGCGGGAGTTCCTCGGGTTCCTCAAACAGCTCCGGGACCGGTTCCCGACCGGGAAGCTGTATGTCGTGTGTGACAACTGCGGGCCGCACAAGAAGGCCGAGGTCATCGACTGGTGCGACCTCAACGACATCGAGTTGGTGTTCACTCCGAGCAGCGCGTCCTAG